The region GGCTCGCCGGGTAGATCATGTCGTAGACCCCCGCCAGGGAGTCCCCGTAAATATTCGCCGTCTGCATGGCTCTCCGGGCGGCTCCGCCCTGTCCTTTCCCGTTCGCCTTCGGTGTGTCCCGCTCTTTCGTTGTCACCATCCTGGACCCGCGCCCCGATGAATGCGCTGCCCGTCTTTCCATTCCTGTTCCAATCCAAGGTCGAGGAATTCTCGGGTGGGTTTGACCCGTTTTGCGCGGAGGTTTGCTAGGGTGTGATCGTTGCAGTTCAGAGGGCTTCTGGTCGAAGGATTGGCCGGGTCCTGGTCTTTGGTCCAACCGGTTTCCAGGCCGTTCGGGGAGTGCGCTAAAAAATAATCCGTGCTTCGCGTGCGGGTGCGGTGAATGATATTGATCGCGCCGTTCCATCGAGGTAGAAAAGGGGGCATGGAACAAACCGCGAAAAAGAACAAGGAAACCGACCACCGAACCGCCGGCCCCGTCGTCGAGGTGCGGGACCTGCGCCAGCGCTACGGCGACTTCGAGGCCGTCAAGGGGATCTCCTTCGAGATCCGCCCCGGCGAGCTGTTCGGCCTGCTGGGCACCAACGGCGCCGGCAAGACCACCACCATCGAGACCCTGGAGGGCTTCCGCCGTCCCAGCGCGGGCACCGTCCGGGTGTTCGGCGTGGACCCCTACGGCCAGCCCTCCCGGATCCGCGAGCGCGCCAACGCCGTGCTCCAGGGCAGCGGGCTCTTCGACGACCTCACGGTCCGCGAGACGCTGGACTTCACGGTCGGCCTGGCCTCCCGCCCGCGCGACGCCGCGGAGCTCCTGGAGACGGTCGGCATGGCGCACAAGGCCGACACCATGGTCCGCCAGCTCTCCGGCGGCGAGAAGCGCCGCCTGGACCTGGCCTCCGCCCTGGTCACCCGGCCCGAGGTGCTCTACCTCGACGAGCCCACCACCGGCATGGACCCCGAGGGCCGCCGGGACACCTGGAAGATCATCTCCGACCTCAAGGAGCAGGGCACCGCGATCCTGCTCACCACCCACTACCTGGACGAGGTCGAGCAGCTCGCCGACCGGCTCGCCATCATGCACCGCGGCGAGATCCGGGTGGAGGGCACCATCGGGTCCGTCCTCGCCGAGTACGGCGACCACATCGGGTTCCGGGTCCCCGCGGGCGTGCGCAGCGGCGACCTGCCGACCCTGTCCGGCGAGCGGCCCGGCCTGGAGACCCGGGACGGGCACCTGCACGTCTCCTACACCGTGCGCGGCGAGGCCGGCCCGCACCGCGCCTACCGGGCGCTGGCCCCGCTGGTCGAGTGGGCGCGCGACAACGACCTGGAGCTCGCCGACCTCCAGGTCCGCGGCGTGACCCTGGAGGACGTGTTCCTCCGGATCGCCGACGAGGGCGACGAGTAGACCCCCGATCCAACCCGCTACGGAATCAGGAGCACCCCATGACGCACACCCTCATCCCGGACACGGCGCGCGAGGCCGCTCCGGCCCCCGCCGACCCCGCGACCCCGGAGGCCCGCCGCCCCAGCGGCCTCTTCCAGCAGGTCTCCGTCCTCGCCCGGACCGAGTTCCGGCTCTTCCTGCGGTACAAGACCGCGCTGATGTACCTGGCCCTGCCCGGCGCCTTCCTGCTCCCCTTCGCGGTGATGGAGCCCACGGAGCTGGTGCCCGGCGTCCTGTCCGTCCACTACCTGCTGCCCGGCACCCTGGTCGCCATCGCGACCACCCTGGGCCTGGTCCACCCCGCCAACGTCCTGACCATGCGCCGCGAGGCCCTGGTCCTCAAGCGGCTGCGCGTGAGCGGGGTGCGCCCGGCGGCGGTCCACACCTCGATGGTCGCCCTGGTCACCCTGCTCTGCCTGGTCGTGGGCGCGGTCTTCCTCGCCCTGGTCGGGGTGATGGCGGACCGGCTCCCCGCCGACCCGGTGATGATGGCGCTGGGACTGCTCCTGTCCTCGGTGTCCATGGCGCTGCTGGGGACCCTCATCTCCCCGCTGGTCCGCAACGGCGAGACCGCGCAGATGGTCTCCATGGTGCCGATGCTCGGCATGCTCGTCCTGGGCGGCGTGATGATCCCCCTGGACGTCATGCCCGACTCGCTGGCCACCGTCCTGCGCTTCCTCCCGATCGCCCCGGCCGTGGACATGCTGCGCTCCGGCTTCCTGGGCGCGGACGCCTTCGGCTCCATCCAGGAGCTGCACGACGCCGGCTTCGCGGAGCTGTGGGTGAACGCCCTGCCCGCCATCGGCGTGCAGCTCTTCTGGATCGCGGTGTTCGCGTTCCTGGCCCACCGGTTCTTCCGCTGGGACCCGCGCCGGTCCTGACGACGGCCCCGACACGACCCCGACACGGGTCGCCCCGCCCCGAGGGCGGAGCGGGCCCGGGAGCGCACGACGCCGTGCGTTCCCGGGCCCGTTCCGCGTTCCGGCGTCCGGCCGGGCTCAGCGCCAGGTGACCCCGGCGTGCTCCCGGGCGAGCTGCGCGTAGTGGACGGAGGTGTACTCCAGCACGGCCCGGTCGTCGTCGTCGAGCTCCCGGACGACCTTGCCGGGAACACCCGCCCACAGGGTGCCGGGCGGCACGGTCTTGCCCGGCGGCACCAGCGCGCCGGCGGCGACGAAGGCGCCCCTGCCCACCCGGGCCCCGCCCATGACGATCGCGCCGATGCCGATGAGCGAGCCCTCCTCGACGATCGCGCCGTGCACCATCGCCTTGTGGCCCAGGCTGACGCCGTCGTGCAGCTCCACCGGCTGGCCGGGGTCGGAGTGCAGGCCGCACTGGTCCTGGATGTTCACGCGCTCGCCCACCACGATGTCCTCGGTGTCGGCGCGCAGGACCGATCCGTACCAGACACTGCTGTCCGCGCCCAGCCGGACGCGGCCGACCACGACCGCGCCCGGGGCGATCCAGGCGTCGGGGTGGATCTGTGGGGCGCCGAATCCGGCCTCCCCGATCCGCGGCCCGGGGGCCGCCTCGCTGCCTTCGGTCCCACTGCCCATGTCGTGCTTCCTTTCGGTGGAGCGTGCACCGGCCCTCACGGCGGTGCGGAAGGCGGCGAAGTTGACCGCTCCGCCCCCGCGCGGGGATGATCGCGCATACCTTAGTAAGAACGTGATCGTAGGCCGCACGCCGATGTCCCCCTCGGGACCCTTGACGGGGTGTAGCGGCGTGTGCCTACCGTGGTCGTTCGGTCGTCCACAGTGTGACGCTCCGCGCCCGGCCGTTCCCCTCGTGCGGTCGAGGTCGCGGTGAAAAAGGACACTCGCCCACGGAGCATGCTTTACACGGGCTTGCGGGTGTTCACCGGACAATGGGGTACGGGGCAAGTCTCACCAGCTGCGACGTGCAGCCGATGACGGTGTACTAGGACATGAAAGGCACATGAGCGATATGTTGCCGGGTAGCGGACTGCAACAGGACATGTTCCCGACGGTGCGCAAGGGCGGTTACGACAAGGCGTCGGTCGACGAGCGCTTCATTCGTCTGAACAACGACAACCAGAGTCTGCGCCAGCGTCTCAACCAGATGGACGACGAGCTGGAGCAGTACAAGCGCGACCTGGCGGTCGCCCGTGAGAAGGCCCAGACCAAGCCCGAGCACGAGCAGATCAGCGAGCGCATGGCCGAGATCCTCCGCATCGCGGAGGAGGAGGCGAACGAGCGCCGGGCCAAGGTGGACTCCGAGGTGCAGGAGGCCCGGAAGCGGGCCCAGGAGGAGATCGCCAAGCTCCGCAAGGACGCCGAGGACCACGCCGAGCGCATCATCTCCTCCGCGCGCTCGGAGGCCACCGAGATGGTCACCGGCGCCAAGAAGGAGTCGGACCAGCTCCGCGAGCAGGCCCGCCAGGAGGGCGAGCGCCGCCTGGGCGAGGCCGAGGCGCGGGCCAAGAAGATCCACGACACCGCCGACCGCAGGCTCGCGACGCTGACCGCGACGCACTCCGAGGCGCTGCGCCGCCTGCGCGACATGCACTCCACGCTGGCCGACCTGGTCGCGGCGGAGGACAAGGCGGGGGCGCTGGAGACCGGTCTGACCCGTGAGGAGAACGTCTCCCCGGCACCGGCCAAGCCCGCTCAGCCCGCCAAGCCCGCTCCCGCCAAGCCGGAGCAGGCCAAGCCGGCTCCCGCCAAGCCCGAGCCGGAGGCCGCCAAGGCGCCCGGCCCGGTCGCGACGGAGCCCGCGGCCCAGGTCGAGGCCAGGACCGAGGTCTTCACGCCCAAGCCCAAGCCGGAGCAGGCC is a window of Nocardiopsis changdeensis DNA encoding:
- a CDS encoding ABC transporter ATP-binding protein, which encodes MEQTAKKNKETDHRTAGPVVEVRDLRQRYGDFEAVKGISFEIRPGELFGLLGTNGAGKTTTIETLEGFRRPSAGTVRVFGVDPYGQPSRIRERANAVLQGSGLFDDLTVRETLDFTVGLASRPRDAAELLETVGMAHKADTMVRQLSGGEKRRLDLASALVTRPEVLYLDEPTTGMDPEGRRDTWKIISDLKEQGTAILLTTHYLDEVEQLADRLAIMHRGEIRVEGTIGSVLAEYGDHIGFRVPAGVRSGDLPTLSGERPGLETRDGHLHVSYTVRGEAGPHRAYRALAPLVEWARDNDLELADLQVRGVTLEDVFLRIADEGDE
- a CDS encoding ABC transporter permease; translation: MTHTLIPDTAREAAPAPADPATPEARRPSGLFQQVSVLARTEFRLFLRYKTALMYLALPGAFLLPFAVMEPTELVPGVLSVHYLLPGTLVAIATTLGLVHPANVLTMRREALVLKRLRVSGVRPAAVHTSMVALVTLLCLVVGAVFLALVGVMADRLPADPVMMALGLLLSSVSMALLGTLISPLVRNGETAQMVSMVPMLGMLVLGGVMIPLDVMPDSLATVLRFLPIAPAVDMLRSGFLGADAFGSIQELHDAGFAELWVNALPAIGVQLFWIAVFAFLAHRFFRWDPRRS
- a CDS encoding gamma carbonic anhydrase family protein; the encoded protein is MGSGTEGSEAAPGPRIGEAGFGAPQIHPDAWIAPGAVVVGRVRLGADSSVWYGSVLRADTEDIVVGERVNIQDQCGLHSDPGQPVELHDGVSLGHKAMVHGAIVEEGSLIGIGAIVMGGARVGRGAFVAAGALVPPGKTVPPGTLWAGVPGKVVRELDDDDRAVLEYTSVHYAQLAREHAGVTWR
- a CDS encoding ATP synthase F0 subunit B; protein product: MLPGSGLQQDMFPTVRKGGYDKASVDERFIRLNNDNQSLRQRLNQMDDELEQYKRDLAVAREKAQTKPEHEQISERMAEILRIAEEEANERRAKVDSEVQEARKRAQEEIAKLRKDAEDHAERIISSARSEATEMVTGAKKESDQLREQARQEGERRLGEAEARAKKIHDTADRRLATLTATHSEALRRLRDMHSTLADLVAAEDKAGALETGLTREENVSPAPAKPAQPAKPAPAKPEQAKPAPAKPEPEAAKAPGPVATEPAAQVEARTEVFTPKPKPEQAKPAPAKPEQAKPAPEAAKPAQPAKPAEAPRPEPAPDEATIRITSLPEVPDESTVRIKPNPRPQGPAQGQEPKGPQAEAPRPPQGARFTGPAPEGGPQAPQGTGPQAPQGTGPQAPQGTGPQAPASAEPGGDPGITGIYRRPEGGQPPSGDEGVRVIRKP